The Cucumis melo cultivar AY chromosome 9, USDA_Cmelo_AY_1.0, whole genome shotgun sequence genome includes the window ttgattagtTATTGTTTGAAGAGAagttttatcataaaatttttgtgggatttgtgaaattttatgttttaacctcaaattaataaacttattttttaatttattttaagtttaagaatatttataaatttttgtcTATGTGTAATAATGTAGAATTAATCAACATAATTATAAGTCTGCACAATATTATTCATCCTTATAGAAAAGATTAATTAGATggtattaaagaaaaaaacagatGTATTTGTTAAAGTTATGAATTTAAATAATGATCAATTTTAAGAAGTGATATTGATacaaagtgatgagattgaagAATGATGATGTGGAAATGCATATGCAGGAGGAAATGGCCAAAGAAATTGAGTTTTAAGTTGATGCTTCAACTTGTTCTCATCTCCTTTGGAGGGTAATTAATATTCAATTATAAATTAATTGTATATTCccatataaattataattatactctaattaattaattgagtttttatttatttatttaattatttgtttaattaactttaatatatatttttatttaattaattttgtgcAGAGTAACTTTGTTCCAAAGTTTGCTATTAGAAGGTATAAAGCTGACTTCTCCGGCCATGGCTACTGCCATGCCCAACCTTGCCCCTGGCCTCATCTTTATCATTGCCTGGTGTtttaggtatatatatatatatatacaaagaTCATATATTATATAGTTCATATCAGTCATATAAAGATCATATTTGAGAATTACTTGAAATGTAATATGGTGTGTGTATTATGTATGCAGATTAGAGAGAGTGGAAGTTAGTTGTGTATACAGCAAAGTAAAGATATTAGGGACATTGCTATGTGTAGTAGGTGCAATCACAATGAGCATAATACAAAGCAGCATTATAATACCATCAAAACACCAACAACTAACGACAACTACTTCGTCTCCACCACCACTACTTACCACCATTGTACTCTTCAATAAGGAAAAAATTGTTGGTTGTTTCTACTTAATGCTGGCTGTCTTCATATTATCAAGCAACGTTGTCTTGCAGGTAAATTTAGTCGGTGATCGACCGATCGATCGATgattatatttgtatatatgtaTAATGTTTGTATGTATTATAGGCAACGGCACTAGGTGAATTACCAGCACCAATGTCATTGAGTGCAATAACATCCTTTATTGGAGTGTTCACCACTGCATCTATAATGCTACTTCAAAATCACAACTTACTAAAAGATTGGTCCGTTCTCAACATTAAGGATTTATTCTCCTATTCTCTTTTGgtaaaaatagaaaactttaatttattgttgttgttgttattatggGAATACAATAATGAAtcgataattatatatatatatatgtatatatatgtatatatatgtatgtattagGGAGGAATAATGAGTGGGATAAGCTTGAGCTTCAATGGATGGGCAATGAAGAAGAGAGGACCAGTTTTGGTATCAATTTTCAGTCCAATTGGAACTGTTTTCTCTGTCATTCTCTCGCTCTTCACCTTAGGAGACACTATTTCTGTTGAAAGGTACCATTACTTTTACATTATTGTTATTCCAAACCAAACTCTTTCTCTAACTCATCAATTTCTAACCGTAACCTTGTCTAGCTTCGTCAATTTTAACTCTAAACTTTCATTTTCATCTAATTTACACGCTTAGTTACAATCTTAATCTTTAATGTGATTAGAAGCCATGTTCTTTCTCTTACGTATTTAGTGAATTTTATTAACGAAAAGAATATCATCTTTTATATGTTAGAAGTGAATTATATGACATAACTATATGCTTCAAAAACTAGTAAGATTTCTATCTAAAAAACCTAATAAGAGTTCGAAAGAAAATTAAACGAACTAAATAGTTTTATGGCAAAGTTATTCTTTGGTTAAATTTTCAATAGTCAAAACTTAAACTTATGAAAAATACGATATTATTAAAACGAGTAAGCTCAATGACATATCTTTACTTTACTTCAAAATCTATTTAGAGTAGTTTTCAaacattctaattttttttcccaaaataacttaattttaaaattaaatacttgAGAATATAATCCAAACAATAGATTCATGTCTAATTTGATGAAATTAAACGATTTAATCAAATTGTATGACAAGGTTGGTAAAAGAGATGATTTTGATTTTATGATAATTATAATAAGTAAAAATTTTATAGATAAAATAATGAAATGTACAATgtctcattttaaaaaattatagatataGCAAAAGATTTTGgtagattttattatattagttagtaatttttaaaagttatttttaattatgttaagactttgaatctaattgttatatttgtaattgtGGAGTGCAGCTTGGGTGGTATGTTGGTGATGTTTTGTGGTCTCTACTTTGTGCTATGGGCAATAAGAAATGAAGGTTATTGTGATGAAAGTGGCTATGAAACTCATGACGACTTTGATCTTCAAAAACCTTTGCTCTCTTAGATACTTCTTTCAAACTATTTATtattctcactttttttttttccctatcTTGGGAAATCTAATGGAAAATTGGACTTGAAATTTAGATTTAGagggagaaaaaaagaaagaagaatatTTAACTTTGAtctttctccctttttctttagTTTTAATAACTTTTTTGGCTTATATATATTCTAGCatcaatttattttattttattttttatttttttgattttttagtataaaattggaaattttgattgatatttggagaaaacaaaaaattattgaaaaaatcAGATTGGGAATATATATGTTAAAAAATAAACTCTAATCTTAAGTACTTTTggtattttaattattaattaggaaaatgtcaagaaaaaataaaaatgtatgatttcaaaatatataaaaatggctcaattttaaattgaaaataacaaaaaaatgactaattCAAACCACcacaagaaattaaaaaaaaaaaaaaaaaaaaaaaagagtcaaaAACTGATAATAAACTAAACCAATAAAAACTAATCTAGATTAGTTTTGTTCTTTTATTGGATATCTAAtttgtatcttttcttttctttttcttttttaaataaaagtaTCGGTTTGGTTTGGTTCTTAGTTTCTAAACCAACAAAAAATACCATTATGTTGTAGTAGAAATTCTTTAGATTTTTTATACGTAAAAAATTAGGACGTGCAATTGTATGATTGTAACCTAAAACGAAAATATTTCATCAAAggtaatttaaaaataataattatatacttcatcggtaaaaagagaaagtttgagAGTATTTTAGATTCGTAAATTATGTgaatgtatgtgtatatatactatAACACACTTTATTTCttcttaaaaacaaataatCTTTTCCATTATTTTTGTGAATCTTTTGAACAAGAGATTCTTTTTGTTACCTTTTGAAAACTATCTATAATATTCTTTCGCAAATGctttatgtttaattttcttACTCTTCTTGGTACTTGTTCTTCCTATATTATTTGAGCTAAAGCCTCACTAAACTCGTATGTTTTTAGTTTTGTAAATTCTAAGTCTAACGTCTCATTCGGTCAggtatttttttaattactttttttttaaaaaaagaattttttgttgaagatacatagattttatattttgtgcattttattttgtttaagatcaaaaaaaccatttcttttaaagtttaACATGTTATTCTACACTTCTCACCAACATGTTCTCTTAATCATTTATCAATCAAATTATTCTTGCTCGTACTCGTTCGTTAGTACGATAAGGACAATATATGGATAATTAACCTGCTTTTGATGCATATAAATTTTGGGTGATCGTagatatatatagtttagttgtAAAATGGTGATGGTTTGGTGCGAACACACACAAGTGTGATGAAAGGGGTAATTAGTGGGTATTAAAGAGATTATTGTATATGGGCAGATAGGTTGATTTGTCGTTGATTTGATGATATATTTTACATGATTACATGAGTTCGATTCGATATGAGAAGTAAATTGATATTTGgataatattgtaaaaaattCACCTAACACAAAAGATAGATATCAAAATATTACTGattaatacaaatacaatataaataatatagaCATGTTTGCTTATTggaaaacaataaaatatttatttactaattttattttatttttaattccctttattttttgtaatttttttcataaatatccATCAAAATGGACATTTTATCGATATTTTCAtcaaatttttcttaaaattacGACATCGATATTTTAAATCTTGTATGTAAAAGCCAATAGAAAGAAATTACATTATACCAACATGAATAGTAAACTTTCtattgacataattagagtatttttaggaaatattattcttatgaaatattatattattcttgtatattctttcctttagtGTGTTTTAATATGGTTATATATAGGGCTGTAATCTGTCATTATTATCAATGAATCATCAATGAAATACTGATATTCCATACAATctaacatggtatcagagctttaGGTTTTAGTCGATCTCTATTTTCGTGTTCGATCTCTACCTCCGTCTATCGTCAATGACTAGCCATAGACGGAGGTAGACCCAGCAGCCCCAAATGTAAATCTCCCACTTTCACTCTTtgtttttactttaaaaaaaaaaaaaaaaaaatctgccCCCACAATTCCCTAAAAATCCATTTGCCGCTAGTCGCTTGCGACCCACGTCCGTTGCCGCCCCCAACTTCAGACGCCGCTGCCGCTGCCTTCAGATCTGCCATTCCTCGCCCGTTCCTTTGCAACCCACGTCAGCTGCACGAAGCTTCTCGCATCAGCCGCCGTCGCCGCCCTTCAAATCCGCTCCGCCCCACCTCCGTTCAGATCTCCGATCCAAGCCGTCAACTCCAAGTCGTCGTGGAACAGCCGGAATATCCTCACCACCCTCTTTCCTCTTCAGGATCAAATCCCATTACTTGTTTATGCTTCATGTTTGCATTTAGGGTTTGGCTACTCTCCACTGACGTTCCCTCCTCAACATTATAACACTCCGTCTCTATCTCGATCGTTTTCTTCGCTATCTcgatctatatatatatatatatatatatatatttatttatttattctgtTTTCAAATCAGTAATTATTTCTCCGACCCAGAAGTTCGGTATGTTCTTCGTAGGTTCTGTTATAGATCGAGGATCTATGTCTCCATCCCATAAGTTCTTCCTTTTGTTCTTCGTGGGATCTATCTCCATCCCAGAAGTTCTTCGTTTTGTTCTTTGTGGGATCTGTCTCCAACCTAGAAGTTCCTTGTGTTTTTCTTCTTCGTGGGTTCTTGATATCCTAGATTTACTGATTTGTTTAGTAAGTTTTTCTAACAAACTCAAGTTTGTGAtaaccttgagtttgagggaggatattgacataattagagtatttttaggaaatattattcttatgaaatattatattattcttgtatattctttcctttagtGTGTTTTAATATGGTTATATATAGGGCTGTAATCTGTCATTATTATCAATGAATCATCAATGAAATACTGATATTCCATACAATCTAAcactttcaattcttttaagtcTTATCTTTAACCATATTTTTCTATCATCAGAATTTGATCTCCCATTCAAGTTTGATCTCAGTTCATTCACATGTTATTCTCTTAAACTCAGTCATTAGtaaattaatgaattaaaaattaaatttatcgTGTTGGTCAAGTCTTTGATTTCATTCCATATAACATGTACGAGACGATTACTACTTAATGTTTATAGTTAGCTCCTATAAATTTTGGAATATGTGTGCAATGTTTCAAAATAAgattcaaaatctaaattatgGAATAGATGTAGTTCTCTTATATTTTTGTAActtgatttttatttatttattattgttattagaAGGTTATTCAACCATGTTGATCATATCTTGTGACACATTAAATGGCTCcctataatttaatatatatatatacatataatatatttttcctttgaatttaaattatatatttctaGCCACCTCTTGGAAAGGAGTAGACAATAATAGAATTTTGTAAATTGGGTTGAATTCACTTGCAAAAATGTTGTagaattttattcaatttttttttatatattatagaaTGAAGTTTTAGACCATTTATTCAACATTTGGACCCATACACCTCTTCTTAAAGATTATAAGGACACTATGTTTGAAAAGGTGGGGAAAAAAGTCACTACAAACACAAATTTCAATAATAAGATAGATGCGGTGGTACTCAACCTTCTTTAAATCAAGGTGAACATAATGATCAAAAAAATCAAGCCGACCAATCAAAATTATTGAAGTCGATCAATGGAAAAGCGAGAGGGCAGTTTTGGAGAGTTTCAAATTGATAATTTTAATTCAAGAAGGGTTAAACCGACTCGATAAAAACTGACCGACCTCCTCCTACTCATTGATGTCGATGTCGGTTTGACACTTTACTAAATCGACCAGGtcgattttgtcaaaaaaaaaccAATCGACTCCGACTGACTGATGATTTCTCCTACTTTAAATTTTACacaattacaaaatatagtaaaatttcaaattttactaATAATAGGCATTGATACCAGTGACACTTATAACATTGATAAAAGAAGTCAGTCGTTGTTTATCgtgtttatcattgataaaatgtGAATCTTTgttacattttataaatattttgattatttgttttgctatatttttaaatatctcTAAATTCTAGtgaaattttaaagaaataaaatatattacaCGTAGAAAGTAGATAACAAACCAAAGTTATCGATAaatttataagtttaatttgaaataaataaaaaaaaaaaaaaacaaatgattaGGATATAATATTCACGGTTACTTTATAATTAAGAgcataatttttttgtttttgttttgtcaGTTGATCTATCACTAACaagaattaaagaaagaaatgtGTTAATTGAGCTAAGTAAAGAATAATGTTTGCACCATTGAATTAAATTGGACAATCCATGTGATATATATTAACTGTATGGGTTAACATCCCATCCATAATCTTAAATCCACTCATGTCCTTTTCTTCCATCTTCCCTATCAATTGCCTTCAACacattattatttttcatttttcttttttttccaacatttcaatccaaataaaattaccttattttaatttaaaattaaatcttaaatttatttcttggttgttgattttttttcctcaaaattaattaaattgtatgtgcatTTTCTTACAAGAAAAACATCatgttaattaatatattttcaaattttatataaaaaataataatattttctttaaaaaaaatcaacatttaaCATTTATTTGAAAGTACATCGGACTTATTTGtcatttaaaaatgaaaattgaaacaaaaatatacatataaaaatcGTATTTTCTACACATGAATTGGTTTTTTTAGAATCGAATTAACaagttttataaaatatatagaaccaaaaataaaaaaatctataaatcaaataattttctaCTCATTTTCATTACCATTCTACATTATAAGTCCATTCgtgtattctttttttttttatttttatttgcttTTCATTTTGATGGAGacaacatatatacatatatatagttgttatgtatatatatactagGAAGATATGTACGTAGACAAAATTGAAAAGGAAAGATATATAATTTTAGTgtatatatttgaattgaattaTTGTTGATAATTTTTCAATATTTGTTGACAAGTAATTATGTCTCACTTTGAAAATTTCATATTGTTTTGTTATAGTTATCAAATAGGCAAACCCATAATTCTCATATTTGACTTAGACCAAGAATTATAATAGGACGATACAtagtgaaataaaataaataaaagacaaagttatgaattttaatttaatttccaaTTAATTAGCAATATTTATTGACAAGTATCTCAcatcaaaaatataaaaataattcaaattgttctaTACGGCACCGTTTCTCACTTTTAATAGTCAAATTTACAATTATGAATTTGAGAACGAAAGACTATGGAATGtatgtaaaatataaaaataaaaaatcatatgagattttatattttataagaaaaattataaaatcttgattcttatttattttattctagaacTTTTAGATCCTTCAATTCAAATGGTAAACATTTAGATATAGGtctatatattaattttattaacttATATTATGACAAAAGATTTAAGAAACGATGGATATTATGTATTCATTTCATCCATCAACAATAATACTGTAAGTTTTGATTTCTTTTGTTCCtaatttttgaaattcaaaCTTGTGAATCAAcgaagaaaaaggaataaatatgaTGAAATCAAGTCACGAGCTAAGGCATCAAAACGAAGAAAGTTGCATATGGActgttgataaaaaaaaagttttaaaaaataaaccatagatttaattaagaaaattaaatataagtactaaaaaattaatcaataaaataaacatgTTACACAATCAACATTATTGTGTAGGGAACATCATTGTGCTACCCATGATAGGGTGTAACGCCGATTTATATTCTAATCTTCAtgtgaaaattaaattaattatgagTCCTTCAAAAGTAGAGTATTTGCAATAATGGCAATGGAATTGGGGGAAATTGTGAAAATTGTGAAAAAAGAGAGGGTTagtaaaagaaataattaaagGTGTGGACGGCGAGGATTGCGTGTTACTTGTCCCTACTTTTTTCCCCTTCCTCCCTCTAACTTTGTTAAATTTCTTGTCGTTTTTAAACCAATTTTTGCCTTTTTCTGATTAATCAAATCGATTCAACactccttttttcttttttttttttgtcttcttaATTACAAATTTTATCCAATTAATTGTTGGTTAAGATATGTTTAAACAATTTATattcattctttctttcttgttaatatatttttcctatttttttgtttctttttattacGAAATATTTGGGTATGAGAATTTCCTTCCCTATGAGTTATGGTTGAACTATGAAACTATTCTATGGGTGATTTGAGTGTATGAATGAAATAGATGTCATGATTTAGATGTAgtaaatatatatgatatagttTGCGGGTGAAATGGATGAATGCAAttgctttaatttttttttttttttttaaatattctagttTTTGATCCTATTTGATTTTAGATAAACTTAGTCAATTTtcatcttgtttttcttttcaaaggAATGCTTAAGAATTGTGTAGAATTGCATTCGATTTGATTGTTACCTAGCTAAATCTAATGGAAATTATACATTTAATTTATTCGGAAGGATGGTTAGAATATCGagtatttgtttttctttttggttcaACAATTGTATAGTAAGTGATTTGACCACAACTTTGTTGGTTAAATCTCCATCTATTGAATCGTGCTTGAATTTGCTTGAAATGTGTTTGTGTGTTTGGCATTTTGAGAATGTAAAATCTTATGATTTTAAATGACAAGTTTAAGAAGCaaattgttataaattatattacATTTACACTATGTACAACTTTCACAAAATTTTCAAAGCAAATATAATCTTAGACCACATACTATTAAAGTATACAATCTCAGTCATGAATGTCTAGAAGTTTAAAACTTAattttttcagaaaaaaaaaggtcGAATCTACAAATCAACatattgttgaactaaaaaaaagtttagcACTCATACTTCTATTTAATGTTAAGTAAGTTCTAAAGTTTTCAATCGTATATTCAATAGTTCCCTTAACCATAAAAACGTCTATTAAGTgcttaaattttcatttttataccTAATAAGTCTCTAAATTTGTATTTCATAGCAAATAGTTTAGTAAACCATTTAACATTTAAACAGATCCTAAAAAGACTAAATACTAACATAAAAAGTTTAGATTCCTTACTTCTTAGTGCATacaaaattcaattttcaattcaactactTATGATAATTAATATCCAATATTACAGTAATCATCTCTACAATAAATACTATTTCGTGCTTCTTAATTACttactttttaatattatttcaaaactttctattcatttattttattttctttttaattatatataattcaacTATAACAAATTAGGACTATAATAATCGATTTTTTCCCTATATGATTGAAGTTTTGGGGAACATTTTTTGAAGGTTTATCCACTAAAAATTACACCAatgtaatagtaataataaggGAGAAGAAAATAGAAAGCCCAGTttggaatttttctttttctccaaatcttaaaattatttctttttttaatattgataatattaatatttttccttATTGTAAGGGGAGGAGAATatttagagaaaaagaaaagaagaaaatatttatTGGGATGTGGTGTTGTGTTGCAACTTTTGGTGGAGGAATGCTTGTCACCTACTCCTTTTAACTTCCCTTCTCTACTTCCCCTTCTCAAATCAAAACGCAACACACCACCAACAATTTCTACACATAAATTACAAAGGAATCATCTCTATCTCTCTCCTCTTTTGTATATGAAACTctgtagagagagagagagagagagagctttGATTTGCTTTTTCAATGGTATCCCACAAATGCAAGCTCTGTTCTAGAGCTTTCACCAATGGCAGAGCCTTAGGAGGCCATATGAAGGCTCATCTCACTGCACCGCCCAAGCCTCCTCCGTCCCCCTCATCCTCTTTTTCCGACCACGACGAATCAACGCTTTACGAGCTTAGAGAAGAAAACCCGAAGAGGGGGGATTTCAGATTCTCAGATCCTGTTTTCAACATTGTTCTTCAAGATAGAGAGAGCGAGACCGAATCCAAAAACCCAACTCGAAAACGATCCAAACGGTGGCGAAAACCGGAGGTGGAACTGGAAGTGGAACCCGCTAGCTCTGTTTCCGATGCCTCGCCGGAGGAAGACTTAGCCATTTGCTTGATGATGCTGTCACGTGATCGATGGGTCGAGAGTCAAAATCAGAATGAGGGGAGATCATGGTTTGAGGAATTGGGGTCGAAGATTAAAGTGAAGAAAGGAATTAGAAGGAAGAAAAAGTGTGAGAAATGTAAGAAACAGTTCCGATCTTATAGAGCTCTGTTTAGCCATGAAAAAATCTGTCAATcagaacaagaagaagaagaagaagaagaagaagaagagggaaaCAGAAGAAGAATCTTCAAATGCCCGTTTTGTTATAAGCTTTTTGGATCAGGTCAAGCACTTGGTGGCCATAAGAGATCTCATCTTGTGAGCACTACAAATAATTCCTCTGTTTCTTTGAAACTTCAAATTAGTCTCATAGATCTCAACCTACCAGCTCCTCTCGAAGAAGATGATTACAGTGTAGTTTCTGATGCttaaattttcttattttgttaattagttCAATGGCCtcattttcaatttctttttggGTTTAGTTTCTTTTTTGGTAAAggtgaaaagagaaaaaaaagagagaaggaaCTGAAAATTGGAATCTTGGAATTTTGAATggtaagaagaagaagaagaagaagaagaagaagaagaagaagaagctaaGTGAAAGACTTGGTCTAATGGGTATGGTTTGAATTGAAACAGACATTTTCAATTATGAGtgtgttctttt containing:
- the LOC103483058 gene encoding WAT1-related protein At5g47470 isoform X1 — encoded protein: MMMRGGMEDAAVIGGLMVVQLIYAGNSVLLSYLMSLGLNPLTVVVCFAAATSLFLSPLAFYFERRKWPKKLSFKLMLQLVLISFGGVTLFQSLLLEGIKLTSPAMATAMPNLAPGLIFIIAWCFRLERVEVSCVYSKVKILGTLLCVVGAITMSIIQSSIIIPSKHQQLTTTTSSPPPLLTTIVLFNKEKIVGCFYLMLAVFILSSNVVLQATALGELPAPMSLSAITSFIGVFTTASIMLLQNHNLLKDWSVLNIKDLFSYSLLGGIMSGISLSFNGWAMKKRGPVLVSIFSPIGTVFSVILSLFTLGDTISVESLGGMLVMFCGLYFVLWAIRNEGYCDESGYETHDDFDLQKPLLS
- the LOC103483058 gene encoding WAT1-related protein At5g47470 isoform X2, whose amino-acid sequence is MMMRGGMEDAAVIGGLMVVQLIYAGNSVLLSYLMSLGLNPLTVVVCFAAATSLFLSPLAFYFERVTLFQSLLLEGIKLTSPAMATAMPNLAPGLIFIIAWCFRLERVEVSCVYSKVKILGTLLCVVGAITMSIIQSSIIIPSKHQQLTTTTSSPPPLLTTIVLFNKEKIVGCFYLMLAVFILSSNVVLQATALGELPAPMSLSAITSFIGVFTTASIMLLQNHNLLKDWSVLNIKDLFSYSLLGGIMSGISLSFNGWAMKKRGPVLVSIFSPIGTVFSVILSLFTLGDTISVESLGGMLVMFCGLYFVLWAIRNEGYCDESGYETHDDFDLQKPLLS
- the LOC103482608 gene encoding zinc finger protein ZAT9, with amino-acid sequence MVSHKCKLCSRAFTNGRALGGHMKAHLTAPPKPPPSPSSSFSDHDESTLYELREENPKRGDFRFSDPVFNIVLQDRESETESKNPTRKRSKRWRKPEVELEVEPASSVSDASPEEDLAICLMMLSRDRWVESQNQNEGRSWFEELGSKIKVKKGIRRKKKCEKCKKQFRSYRALFSHEKICQSEQEEEEEEEEEEGNRRRIFKCPFCYKLFGSGQALGGHKRSHLVSTTNNSSVSLKLQISLIDLNLPAPLEEDDYSVVSDA